A single window of Podarcis raffonei isolate rPodRaf1 chromosome 9, rPodRaf1.pri, whole genome shotgun sequence DNA harbors:
- the PGRMC2 gene encoding membrane-associated progesterone receptor component 2: protein MADDGDGKLRTEQGGGGGSSSPEETAAGSWLGGSGGLDMLLSLALLAIVALAAYRLYRRWGKRSGVGGAAQQGLVDSLPRMKRRDFTLEQLREYDGARAARILLAVNGKVFDVTKGSKFYGPEGPYGIFAGRDASRGLATFCLDKDALRDEYDDLSDLNAVQMESVREWEMQFKEKYDYVGRLLKPGEEPSEYTDEEDTKDHTKQE from the exons ATGGCGGACGATGGGGATGGGAAGCTAAGGACTGAacaaggaggcggcggcggcagcagcagcccggAGGAGACGGCCGCCGGCAGCTGGCTCGGGGGGAGCGGCGGCCTCGACATGCTGCTGAGCTTGGCGCTGCTGGCGATCGTGGCGCTCGCGGCCTATCGGCTCTACAGGCGCTGGGGCAAGAGGAGCGGAGTGGGGGGCGCGGCGCAGCAGGGCCTGGTCGACTCCTTGCCCCGCATGAAGCGGCGGGACTTCACGCTGGAGCAGCTGCGCGAGTACGACGGCGCGCGCGCGGCGCGCATCCTCCTGGCTGTCAACGGCAAAGTCTTCGACGTGACCAAAGGCAGCAAGTTCTACGGGCCCG AGGGTCCTTATGGAATATTTGCTGGCAGAGATGCCTCAAGGGGACTGGCAACTTTCTGTCTAGATAAAGATGCGCTTAGAGATGAATATGATGACTTATCAGACTTAAATGCTGTGCAAATGGAAAGCGTTAGAGAATGGGAAATGCAATTTAAAG aaaaatatgacTATGTAGGTAGACTGCTAAAGCCAGGAGAGGAACCATCAGAATATACAGATGAGGAAGATACCAAGGATCACACTAAACAGGAATAA